One part of the Muntiacus reevesi chromosome 18, mMunRee1.1, whole genome shotgun sequence genome encodes these proteins:
- the HDAC5 gene encoding histone deacetylase 5 isoform X3 translates to MLLVPKAQGLVEMLQTIYETESCFSADGMPGREPALEILPRTPLHGIPVTVEVKPVLPGAMPSSMGGGGGGSPSPVELRGALAGPVDPALREQQLQQELLALKQQQQLQKQLLFAEFQKQHDHLTRQHEVQLQKHLKQQQEMLAAKRQQELEQQRQREQQRQEELEKQRLEQQLLILRNKEKSKESAIASTEVKLRLQEFLLSKSKEPTPGGLNHSLPQHPKCWGTHHASLDQSSPPQSGPPGTPPSYKLPLLGPYDSRDDFPLRKTASEPNLKVRSRLKQKVAERRSSPLLRRKDGTVISTFKKRAVEITGAGPGVSAVCNSAPGSGPSSPNSSHSTIAENGFTGSVPNIPTEMLPQHRALPPDTSPNQFSLYTSPSLPNISLGLQATVTVTNSHLTASPKLSTQQEAERQALQSLRQGGALTGKFMSTSSIPGCLLGVALEGDSSPHGHASLLQHVLLLEQARQQSTLIAVPLHGQSPLVTGERVATSMRTVGKLPRHRPLSRTQSSPLPQSPQALQQLVMQQQHQQFLEKQKQQQLQLGKILTKTGELPRQPTTHPEETEEELTEQQESLLGEGALTIPREGSTESESTQEDLEEEEEEEEEEEEEEEDCIQVKDEERESGAEEGPDLEESSAGYKKAFADTQQLQPLQVYQAPLSLATVPHQALGRTQSSPAAPGGMKSPPDQPTKHLFTTGVVYDTFMLKHQCMCGNTHVHPEHAGRIQSIWSRLQETGLLSKCERIRGRKATLDEIQTVHSEYHTLLYGTSPLNRQKLDSKKLLGPISQKMYAMLPCGGIGVDSDTVWNEMHSSSAVRMAVGCLVELAFKVAAGELKNGFAIIRPPGHHAEESTAMGFCFFNSVAITTKLLQQKLNVGKVLIVDWDIHHGNGTQQAFYNDPSVLYISLHRYDNGNFFPGSGAPEEVGGGPGVGYNVNVAWTGGVDPPIGDVEYLTAFRTVVMPIAHEFSPDVVLVSAGFDAVEGHLSPLGGYSVTARCFGHLTRQLMTLAGGRVVLALEGGHDLTAICDASEACVSALLSVELQPLDETVLQQKPNINAVATLEKVIEIQSKHWSCVQRFAAGLGRSLREAQAGETEEAETVSAMALLSVGAEQAQAAAAREHSPR, encoded by the exons ATGCTGCTAGTGCCCAAGGCTCAGGGGCTGGTGGAGATGCTGCAGACCATCTATGAGACGGAATCCTGTTTCTCAGCAGATGGGATGCCAGGCCGGGAACCAGCCTTGGAAATCCTGCCCCGGACCCCTCTGCACGGCATCCCTGTGACAG TAGAGGTGAAGCCGGTGCTGCCGGGAGCCATGCCCAGCTccatggggggcgggggaggaggcaGCCCCAGCCCCGTGGAGCTGCGGGGGGCTCTGGCAGGCCCCGTGGACCCCGCGCTTCGGGAGCAGCAACTGCAGCAGGAGCTCCTGGCActcaagcagcagcagcagctgcagaagCAGCTCCTGTTCGCTGAGTTCCAGAAACAGCATGACCACCTGACCCGGCAGCATGAAGTCCAGCTGCAGAAGCACCTCAAG cagcagcaggagatgcTGGCAGCCAAGAGGCAGCAGGAGCTGGAGCAGCAGCGGCAGCGGGAGCAGCAGCGgcaggaggagctggagaagcAGCGGCTCGAGCAGCAGCTGCTCATCCTTCGAAACaaggagaagagcaaagaga GTGCCATCGCCAGCACCGAGGTGAAGCTACGGCTCCAGGAATTCCTCCTGTCGAAGTCAAAGGAGCCCACACCAGGCGGCCTCAACCATTCCCTCCCACAGCATCCCAAATGCTG gGGAACCCACCATGCTTCTTTGGACCAGAGTTCCCCTCCCCAGAGCGGCCCTCCTGGGACGCCTCCCTCCTATAAACTGCCTTTACTTGGGCCCTACGACAGCCGCGATGACTTCCCCCTCCGCAAAACAG CCTCCGAACCCAACTTAAAAGTACGTTCGAGGCTAAAGCAGAAGGTGGCCGAGCGGAGAAGCAGTCCCCTCTTGCGTCGCAAGGATGGGACTGTCATTAGCACCTTTAAGAAGAGAGCTGTTGAGATCACAGGTGCCGGACCTGGGG TGTCCGCCGTGTGTAACAGCGCGCCAGGCTCTGGCCCCAGCTCTCCCAACAGCTCCCACAGCACCATCGCGGAGAATGGCTTTACGGGCTCGGTTCCCAACATCCCCACCGAG ATGCTCCCCCAGCACCGGGCCCTCCCTCCGGACACCTCCCCCAACCAGTTCAGCCTCTACACGTCTCCCTCTCTGCCCAACATCTCCCTAGGGCTGCAGGCCACGGTCACTGTCACCAACTCGCACCTCACC GCCTCCCCGAAGCTGTCGACACAGCAGGAGGCCGAGAGGCAGGCCCTCCAGTCCCTGCGGCAGGGCGGTGCACTGACCGGCAAGTTCATGAGCACATCCTCCATCCCTGGCTGCCTGCTGGGTGTGGCACTGGAGGGCGACTCGAGCCCCCACGGGCATGCCTCACTGCTGCAGCATGTGCTGCTGCTGGAACAAGCCCGGCAGCAGAGCACCCTCATTGCTG TGCCGCTCCACGGGCAGTCCCCGCTGGTGACGGGTGAGCGCGTGGCCACCAGCATGCGGACAGTGGGCAAGCTCCCGCGGCACCGGCCCCTGAGCCGCACCCAGTCCTCGCCGCTGCCCCAGAGCCCCCAGGCCCTGCAGCAGCTGGTcatgcagcagcagcaccagcagttCCTGGAGAAGCAGAAGCAGCAACAGCTGCAGCTGGGCAAG ATCCTTACCAAGACAGGGGAGCTGCCACGGCAGCCCACCACCCACCccgaggagacagaggaggagctgACGGAGCAGCAGGAGTCCTTGCTGGGGGAGGGAGCCCTGACCATACCCCGAGAAGGCTCCACGGAGAGTGAGAGCACCCAGGAAGAcctggaagaggaggaagaggaggaggaggaagaggaggaggaggaggaggactgcATCCAGGTCAAGGACGAGGAGCGCGAGAGCGGTGCTGAAGAGGGGCCCGACTTGGAGGAGTCCAGTGCTGGTTACAAAAAG GCATTTGCAGACACCCAGCAGCTGCAGCCGCTGCAGGTGTACCAGGCACCCCTCAgcctggccactgtgccccaccAGGCCCTGGGCCGCACCCAGTCCTCACCTGCTGCCCCTGGGGGCATGAAGAGCCCCCCAGACCAGCCCACCAAGCACCTCTTCACCACAG GTGTGGTCTACGACACGTTCATGTTGAAGCACCAGTGCATGTGTGGGAACACACACGTGCACCCCGAGCACGCTGGCCGGATCCAGAGCATCTGGTCCCGGCTGCAGGAGACAGGCCTGCTCAGCAAGTGTGAG CGAATCCGGGGTCGTAAAGCCACGCTGGATGAGATCCAGACGGTGCACTCCGAGTACCACACCCTGCTCTATGGTACCAGCCCCCTCAACCGGCAGAAGCTGGACAGCAAGAAGCTGCTCG GCCCCATCAGCCAGAAGATGTACGCCATGCTGCCTTGTGGGGGCATTGGG GTGGACAGCGACACTGTGTGGAACGAGATGCACTCCTCCAGTGCCGTGCGCATGGCGGTGGGCTGCCTGGTGGAGCTGGCATTCAAGGTGGCCGCAGGGGAGCTCAAG AATGGATTTGCCATCATCCGGCCCCCAGGACACCATGCGGAGGAATCCACAGCCAT GGGATTCTGCTTCTTCAATTCAGTAGCTATCACAACCAAGCTCCTGCAGCAGAAGTTGAATGTGGGCAAGGTTCTCATCGTGGACTGG GACATTCACCATGGCAATGGCACCCAGCAAGCATTTTACAACGATCCCTCTGTGCTCTACATCTCCCTGCATCGCTATGACAACGGGAACTTCTTTCCGGGTTCCGGGGCTCCTGAAGAG GTTGGCGGAGGGCCGGGTGTGGGGTACAATGTGAACGTGGCATGGACGGGAGGTGTGGACCCCCCCATCGGAGACGTGGAGTACCTCACGGCCTTCAG GACAGTGGTGATGCCCATTGCCCACGAGTTCTCACCTGATGTGGTCCTGGTCTCCGCTGGCTTTGATGCTGTTGAGGGACACCTGTCTCCGCTGGGTGGCTACTCTGTCACCGCCAGAT GTTTTGGCCACTTGACCAGGCAGCTGATGACGCTGGCAGGGGGCCGGGTGGTGCTGGCCCTGGAGGGAGGCCACGACCTGACCGCCATCTGTGATGCCTCTGAGGCCTGTGTCTCGGCACTGCTCAGCGTGGAG CTGCAGCCCTTGGATGAGACAGTCTTGCAGCAAAAGCCCAACATCAACGCAGTGGCCACGCTGGAGAAAGTCATCGAGATCCAGA GCAAACACTGGAGCTGTGTGCAGAGGTTCGCTGCTGGCCTAGGCCGTTCCCTGCGGGAGGCCCAGGCAGgtgagacagaggaggctgagacTGTGAGCGCCATGGCCTTGCTGTCGGTGGGGGCCGAGCAGGCCCAGGCGGCTGCAGCCCGGGAGCACAGCCCCAGGTGA